From one Rhodamnia argentea isolate NSW1041297 chromosome 1, ASM2092103v1, whole genome shotgun sequence genomic stretch:
- the LOC115733424 gene encoding actin-related protein 9-like, with protein sequence MDYLKTAIPSQLISERGSNLVVINPGSANIRVGLAQQDAPFTAPHCIARCTSQVPKRNVQDQMLNSQVTTAQHMEREKAYDIIASLLKIPFLDEEVTNSSSFQRKMGRVDAYNPQNGRKDSVFSWTDVYERQSSTLVADSLEDKDLPSTSLAQREGGHMDLGQRKYRPFICGEESLKISPTEPYCFRRPIRRGHFNISQDYPVQQVYEDLHTLWDWMLVEKLHIPQSERNMYSAVLVVPETFDNREIKEVLSIVLRDLQFSSAVVHQEGLAAAFGNGLSTACIVNIGAQVTSVICIEDGVSLPTSEKTLPFGGEDISRCLLWTQRHHQTWPQVRTDMLTKPIDMLMLNELKESYCYIQEGEVDAVAVVQSYEDGMPAASHRTRLTALNVPPMGLFYPTLLVPDVYPPPPRSWFNDYEDMLEETWHFDYPRRPDMVDSLYPGFNIGLPMWDSYPMFQTKPKKEEKVGLAEAITSSILSTGRIDLKRKLFCSIQLIGGVALTEGLIPAVEDRVLHAIPSNEAIDTVEVLQSRTHPTFVSWKGGAILGILDIGRDAWIHRMDWIHNGVHVGIGRKYKDSYYVQAQATCYINS encoded by the exons ATG GATTATTTGAAGACGGCGATTCCTTCGCAGCTCATCTCGGAGAGAGGCTCCAATCTCGTCGTCATCAACCCTG GTTCTGCGAACATCAGAGTGGGCCTCGCTCAGCAGGACGCGCCTTTCACCGCCCCTCATTGCATCGCCCGGTGCACCAGCCAGGTGCCCAAGCGAAACGTGCAAGATCAG ATGCTCAATTCTCAAGTTACGACGGCACAACACATGGAGCGAGAGAAGGCTTATGATATT ATAGCATCATTGTTGAAAATTCCGTTCTTGGATGAGGAGGTCACGAACAGCAGCTCTTTCCAGCGCAAG ATGGGACGTGTTGACGCTTATAATCCACAGAATGGTAGGAAAGATTCAGTCTTTTCTTGGACGGATGTGTATGAGAGGCAAAGTTCGACTCTGGTAGCAG ATAGCTTAGAGGATAAAGACTTGCCTAGTACTTCGTTGGCCCAACGTGAGGGAGGGCATATGGACTTAGGTCAACGTAAATACAGACCGTTCATTTGTGGTGAGGAATCTCTGAAAATATCACCCACAGAGCCTTACTGCTTCCGCCGTCCTATCCGAAGAGGTCATTTTAACATTTCGCAAGACTATCCTGTGCAGCAG GTGTATGAGGATTTGCATACTCTCTGGGACTGGATGTTGGTGGAGAAATTGCATATACCCCAATCTGAAAGGAATATGTATTCTGCCGTTCTTGTAGTGCCAGAGACATTTGACAATCGCG AAATTAAGGAAGTGCTTTCTATAGTGTTGCGGGATTTGCAATTTAGCTCAGCTGTGGTACACCAG GAAGGTCTTGCTGCAGCTTTTGGGAATGGTTTGTCAACTGCATGCATTGTAAATATTGGAGCTCAGGTGACATCAGTCATATGCATTGAG GATGGAGTGTCTCTACCTACCTCCGAGAAGACATTGCCATTTGGTGGAGAG GATATATCCAGATGCCTCTTATGGACCCAGAGGCATCATCAAACTTGGCCTCAAGTTCGCACAGACATGTTGACCAAACCTATAGACATGTTGATGCTAAATGAACTGAAAGAATCCTACTGTTACATCCAA GAGGGGGAGGTTGATGCTGTGGCAGTTGTTCAGTCATATGAGGACGGGATGCCAGCTGCGTCTCATAGGACGAGGCTTACTGCTCTCAAT GTACCTCCTATGGGTTTGTTTTATCCGACGCTTTTGGTCCCAGATGTATATCCTCCACCACCTCGTTCTTG GTTTAATGATTATGAGGATATGCTAGAAGAAACATGGCATTTCGATTATCCCAGACGACCAGACATGGTGGATAGTCTGTATCCTGGTTTTAACATTGGATTGCCCATGTGGGACAGCTATCCGATGTTTCAGACAAAACctaagaaggaagagaaggttGGCCTTGCTGAAGCAATCACTAGTAGTATTCTTTCAACTG GGCGTATCGATCTCAAGAGAAAACTGTTCTGTAGCATACAGCTG ATCGGTGGAGTAGCTCTGACTGAGGGTCTCATTCCTGCTGTGGAGGATAG GGTATTGCATGCAATTCCTTCAAATGAAGCAATTGATACAGTCGAG GTTTTGCAATCAAGAACGCACCCTACTTTTGTGTCATGGAAAGGTGGAGCG ATTTTAGGAATTCTTGATATTGGCCGAGATGCTTGGATACATCGAATGGACTGGATTCACAATGGAGTCCATGTTGGTATCGGCAGGAAGTACAAGGACTCTTATTATGTCCAAGCACAAGCGACATGTTACATAAACTCTTGA